One window from the genome of Nicotiana sylvestris chromosome 9, ASM39365v2, whole genome shotgun sequence encodes:
- the LOC138877953 gene encoding uncharacterized protein, with translation MGAWRSSGDANTMWSITTDYIRKAVREVLGISSGRTGGHKGYWWWNAIVQGKVEAKKVVYLRLVGSTDEEEKRANNERYKVARNEAKLAITEAKTTTFARVYEELGDKGGEKSYSGWLRRERGGLEIWTK, from the coding sequence atgggagcttggaggagtagtggggacgcaaacactatgtggtcgatAACGACGGACTATATAAGAAAGGCGGTGAGAGAGGTGCTAGGGATATCTTCAGGACGCACCGGTGGCCATAAAGGatactggtggtggaatgcaattgtccaaggtaaagtggaagcaaagaaggtggtgtacctgcggttagtagggagcactgacgaggaggaaaAGAGAGCGAACAATGAGAGGTATAAGGTAGCAAGGAATGAAGCGAAGCTGGCAATCACGGAGGCTAAGACTACGACTTTTGCTCGTGTGTATGAGGAACTGGGGGACAAAGGCGGGGAGAAAAGTTATTCCGGCtggctaaggcgagagagaggaggGCTggagatctggaccaagtga
- the LOC138877954 gene encoding uncharacterized protein, with the protein MVEVRQLREFVVEVRRVNDRLMTIKLVVGECMLNVVSVYAPHASLDEEIKRRFWEGSDEIMRSIPPAERLFIGGDFNGHIGSSAGSYTEAHGGFGFGEQNGGGTSLLDFAKAFELLIANSSFLKREEHLVTFQSSVAKTHIDYLLLWRCDRRLCEDCKVISGEILAMQHRLLVMDIGIMIRRKKRSV; encoded by the coding sequence ATGGTAGAGGTTAGGCAGCTTAGAGAGTTTGTGGTAGAGGttaggcgggtgaatgatagattAATGACTATCAAGTTGGTGGTTGGTGAGTGTATGTTAAATGTAGTTAGCGTGTACGCGCCACATGCAAGCTTggatgaggagattaaaaggcgcttttgggaggggtcGGATGAGATCATGCGTAGTATTCCGCCGGCCGAGAGGTTATTCATTGGAGGAGATTTTAATGGTCACATTGGGTCTTCTGCAGGTAGTTATACTGAGGCGCATGGCGGCTTCGGTTTTGGGGAGCAGAACGGAGGGGGTACTTCGCTGTTGGACTTCGCCAAGGCATTCGAGCTGCTGATTGCGAACTCGAGTTTTCTGAAGcgggaggagcatttggttacttttcaaagttcggtggcgaagactcatattgactatctcctcctctgGAGATGTGatagaaggttgtgcgaggattgcaagGTTATCTCAGGTGAGATCCTCGCAatgcagcataggcttttggtgatggacattggtaTTATGATACGGAGGAAGAAAAGGTCAGTATGA
- the LOC104215870 gene encoding long-chain-alcohol oxidase FAO2 yields MTHSSLKGGRISSPYSHGFSSSQIQTIASFCETLIPPPYDHQDSFFSSSGSQPPFPNEVAELLVKRSKPEAMFIIRIVVFMLSTRLGSLVLCGRVCLDKRRPFVHNFSELSLKQREPLLQRWSRESFLLPLRITFLLIKIMSFFIFFSWTDENFKNPAWEAIGYHPDTRQTPSEYHKERPLEKGIVETINESDETLKESLTKKGVPLTEDTKDNTFKIRCDVVIVGSGCGGGVAAAILAKSGHKVVVLEKGHYFVPEDYSGLEGPSLNELYESGAMLSTLDGKIMIMAGTTVGGGSAVNWSASLRTPTDVLNDWSVKHKIPWFGTSEYQSAMDAVCKRIGVTENCSNEGLQNQVIRRGCENLGLKVENIPRNSSENHYCGSCGYGCKTGDKKGTDTTWLVDAVNAGAVILTGCTAERFILEDDMDGKMRKRCLGVVATTESKKLTRKLHIEARATISSCGSLFTPPLLISSGLKNKNIGTNLHLHPVLLAWGYFPESMSEFKGKNYEGGIMTSLHKMVPEETNARAIIEATALGPAIFAVLFPWTSGQDMKERMTKYSRTVNLLALAKDQGSGEVKKAGRIAYRLDEIDKENIKAGLRRALRILVAAGAVEVGTYQSDGQKISCKGIKNEELEEFLDTVRATGGPNSKGEQWTIYGSAHQMGSCRMGANEEDGAVDENGECWEAKGLYVCDGSVLPTAVGVNPMITIQSTAYCIAKRIAESMHNEKLVSDICN; encoded by the exons atgacacATTCTTCATTGAAAGGAGGAAGAATTAGTAGTCCTTATAGCCATGGCTTCTCTTCTTCTCAAATCCAAACTATTGCTTCCTTTTGTGAAACTCTCATTCCTCCACCATATGATCATCAAgattccttcttttcttcttctggtTCTCAGCCTCCATTCCCCAATGAG GTTGCAGAGCTACTGGTGAAGAGGAGCAAGCCTGAGGCAATGTTCATAATAAGGATAGTTGTGTTTATGTTATCAACAAGATTAGGGAGTCTTGTGCTTTGTGGACGTGTATGCTTGGATAAAAGACGGCCTTTTGTTCACAACTTCTCTGAATTATCCTTAAAGCAAAGAGAACCTCTTCTGCAAAGATGGTCCAGAGAGAGTTTTCTCCTTCCACTAAGAATTACTTTCTTATTGATCAAAATTATgagtttcttcatcttcttctcatGG ACTGATGAAAATTTCAAGAATCCAGCATGGGAAGCTATTGGGTATCATCCAGACACAAGACAGACTCCATCTGAATACCATAAAGAAAGACCACTTGAAAAAGGGATTGTGGAAACCATAAACGAGAGTGATGAAACCTTGAAAGAATCCTTAACCAAGAAAGGTGTTCCTCTTACtgaggatacaaaagacaacacTTTTAAGATAAGATGTGATGTTGTGATTGTTGGTTCTGGATGTGGAGGAGGTGTTGCAGCAGCAATCCTTGCAAAATCAGGTCACAAAGTCGTCGTGCTCGAAAAAGGTCATTACTTTGTGCCAGAAGATTATTCTGGTCTGGAAGGACCTTCTTTGAATGAACTGTATGAGTCAGGTGCAATGCTTAGCACTCTTGATGGAAAAATAATGATTATGGCTGGAACAACAGTTGGTGGTGGATCTGCTGTAAACTGGTCTGCTTCCTTAAGAACTCCAACTGATGTTCTCAATGACTGGTCTGTGAAGCACAAGATTCCATGGTTTGGAACTTCTGAATATCAGTCTGCCATGGATGCAGTCTGCAAACGGATTGGTGTGACGGAGAATTGCTCCAACGAAGGACTTCAGAATCAAGTAATACGAAGAGGGTGTGAAAATCTTGGTTTGAAGGTGGAAAATATACCAAGAAATTCTTCAGAGAATCATTATTGTGGTTCTTGTGGTTATGGTTGTAAAACAGGAGACAAGAAAGGGACTGATACCACTTGGCTTGTTGATGCTGTTAACGCAGGCGCTGTTATCTTGACTGGATGCACTGCAGAAAGGTTCATACTGGAAGATGACATGGATGGAAAGATGAGAAAAAGATGTCTTGGAGTAGTTGCAACAACTGAAAGCAAGAAGCTAACTAGGAAGCTGCATATTGAAGCTCGCGCCACGATTTCTTCCTGTGGATCTCTCTTCACACCTCCCTTACTGATTTCCAGTGGACTGAAGAACAAGAACATTGGGACAAACCTCCACCTCCACCCTGTTCTTTTGGCGTGGGGATACTTCCCCGAATCCATGTCTGAATTCAAAGGTAAGAATTACGAGGGAGGAATAATGACATCCCTTCATAAGATGGTACCTGAAGAAACTAATGCACGGGCCATAATAGAAGCTACAGCTCTGGGACCTGCTATTTTCGCCGTCCTTTTCCCATGGACTTCTGGGCAGGATATGAAGGAGAGGATGACAAAGTACTCACGAACAGTAAATCTGTTAGCATTGGCAAAAGATCAAGGTTCAGGAGAAGTAAAGAAGGCAGGGAGGATAGCGTACAGATTGGATGAAATTGATAAAGAGAATATCAAAGCAGGTTTAAGAAGGGCATTGAGGATCCTGGTAGCAGCAGGAGCTGTTGAAGTGGGAACATATCAAAGCGATGGACAGAAAATCAGTTGTAAAGGGATCAAGAATGAAGAGTTGGAAGAGTTTCTGGACACAGTTAGAGCTACTGGAGGGCCAAACTCTAAAGGAGAACAGTGGACAATCTATGGCTCTGCACATCAAATGGGAAGCTGCCGGATGGGGGCGAATGAGGAAGATGGAGCAGTGGATGAGAATGGAGAATGCTGGGAAGCGAAAGGCTTATATGTATGCGATGGAAGTGTGCTTCCTACTGCAGTTGGTGTCAACCCAATGATCACTATACAGTCCACTGCTTATTGCATTGCCAAGAGAATAGCAGAGTCGATGCATAATGAAAAGCTAGTTTCAGACATATGTAACTGA
- the LOC104215869 gene encoding succinate--CoA ligase [ADP-forming] subunit beta, mitochondrial-like, translating into MVRGLLRKLGAQSLTIAGKWQQQQLRLLNIHEFQGAELMGKYGINVPKGVAVTTLGDVKKAIQDVIPDQNEVVVKAQVLAGGRGLGTFKNGFKGGVHIVKTDQAEEIAGKMLGQILVTKQTGAQGKVVSKVYLCEKMSLVNEMYFSIILDRATAGPLIIACSKGGTSIEDLAEKFPDMIIKVPIDVFRGITDEDAAKVVDGLAPKVADRNDSIEQVKKLYKMFCECDCTMLEINPLAETSDKKLVAADAKLNFDDNASYRQKEIFALRDSSQEDPREVAAAKADLNYIGLDGEIGCMVNGAGLAMATMDIIKLHGGTPANFLDVGGNASEGQVVEAFKILTSDEKVKAILVNIFGGIMKCDVIASGIVNAAKQVQLKVPVVALRVPMSNKGREF; encoded by the exons ATGGTGAGAGGCTTGCTTCGTAAGCTTGGCGCTCAGTCACTCACCATCGCCGGAAAATGGCAGCAACAACAGCTCCGCCTCCTCAACATCCACGAGTTTCAG GGAGCTGAGTTGATGGGCAAATATGGGATCAATGTTCCAAAAGGTGTTGCTGTTACTACCCTCGGAGATGTGAAAAAAGCAATTCAAGATGTAATACCTGATCAAAACGAG GTGGTTGTTAAAGCACAAGTCCTTGCTGGTGGACGTGGCCTGGGAACTTTCAAAAATGGATTTAAGGGTGGAGTTCACATTGTCAAGACTGACCAGGCTGAAGAAATAGCTG GGAAGATGCTCGGACAGATACTTGTTACTAAACAAACTGGAGCTCAAGGAAAAGTTGTCAGCAAG GTTTATCTTTGTGAGAAGATGTCCCTTGTGAATGAAATGTACTTCTCTATTATACTTGATCGTGCAACTGCTGGCCCT CTCATAATTGCCTGTTCAAAGGGAGGTACCAGTATTGAAGACCTGGCTGAAAAATTTCCTGACATGATTATAAAG GTTCCCATTGATGTGTTTAGAGGAATCACTGACGAAGATGCTGCGAAGGTCGTCGATGGTTTGGCTCCTAAAGTAGCTGACAGAAATGATTCAATTGAACAAGTGAAAAAGTTATATAAAATGTTCTGTGAATGTGACTGCACAATGTTAGAG ATCAACCCCCTTGCTGAAACATCTGATAAGAAGTTGGTAGCTGCTGATGCTAAGCTCAATTTTGATGATAATGCTTCTTACCGTCAAAAAGAAATTTTTGCTCTCCGTGATTCATCACAAGAAGATCCTCGTGAG GTTGCTGCTGCAAAAGCTGATTTGAACTATATTGGCTTAGATGGAGAAATTGGTTGCATGGTGAATGGCGCTGGATTGGCAATGGCTACCATGGATATAATTAAGCTTCATGGAGGGACTCCGGCCAACTTTCTTGATGTTGGTGGTAATGCCTCTGAAGGACAA GTTGTGGAGGCTTTTAAAATTTTGACTTCAGATGAGAAGGTAAAAGCAATCCTGGTTAACATCTTTGGAGGAATAATGAAGTGTGACGTGATAGCCAGTGGTATTGTCAATGCGGCCAAACAG GTTCAATTGAAAGTGCCAGTGGTTGCCTTGAGGGTACCAATGTCGAACAAGGGAAGAGAATTCTAA